From Rhodococcus antarcticus, the proteins below share one genomic window:
- a CDS encoding heme o synthase gives MLGARLGAYVSLTKPRVIELLLVTTIPAMLLAQRGTVAPLLILTTLVGGWMAAASANTLNCVADADIDAVMKRTASRPLARHAVPTRNALVFGVALGVASFAWLWVTANLLSGLLAVATILFYVFVYTLVLKRRTAQNVVWGGAAGCMPVVIGWSAVTGSVGWPAIAMFGIIFFWTPPHTWALAMRFKDDYERAGVPMLPVIKTPVEVTRRILAYTVGMIIVSLSLLFATGWLYAVVALGAGAWFLTMAVRLHLATRSGAVTNPMRLFHLSNTYLSLLFVGLAVDSVLGLPVLL, from the coding sequence TCGGCGCTCGTCTCGGCGCCTACGTCTCCCTGACCAAGCCCCGCGTCATCGAGCTGCTGCTGGTCACCACCATCCCCGCGATGCTGCTGGCGCAGCGCGGAACGGTCGCCCCGCTGCTCATCCTCACCACCCTCGTCGGCGGTTGGATGGCGGCCGCCAGCGCCAACACGCTGAACTGCGTGGCGGACGCGGACATCGACGCCGTGATGAAGCGGACCGCGTCGCGCCCGCTGGCCCGCCACGCCGTGCCCACCCGGAACGCGCTCGTCTTCGGCGTGGCCCTGGGTGTGGCGTCGTTCGCCTGGCTGTGGGTCACGGCCAACCTGCTCTCCGGCCTCCTCGCCGTCGCCACGATCCTGTTCTACGTCTTCGTCTACACCCTCGTGCTCAAGCGCCGCACCGCGCAGAACGTGGTGTGGGGCGGAGCGGCGGGGTGCATGCCCGTGGTCATCGGCTGGTCGGCGGTCACCGGGTCGGTCGGCTGGCCCGCGATCGCCATGTTCGGGATCATCTTCTTCTGGACCCCGCCCCACACGTGGGCGCTGGCCATGCGCTTCAAGGACGACTACGAGCGCGCCGGCGTGCCCATGCTCCCGGTGATCAAGACGCCGGTAGAGGTCACCCGGCGGATCCTCGCCTACACCGTCGGCATGATCATCGTCAGCCTGAGCCTGCTGTTCGCCACCGGCTGGTTGTACGCCGTGGTGGCGCTCGGTGCGGGCGCCTGGTTCCTCACCATGGCGGTGCGGCTGCACCTGGCCACCCGCTCCGGTGCGGTGACCAACCCCATGCGGTTGTTCCACCTGTCGAACACGTACCTGTCGCTGCTGTTCGTCGGCCTCGCCGTCGACTCCGTGCTCGGCCTGCCCGTCCTGCTCTGA
- a CDS encoding quinone oxidoreductase family protein, protein MHAIQVTVTGGPEVLVPTELDDPSPGPGQLLVAVAASGVNFIDTYQRSGQYPLPLPFVPGSEGAGVVRSVGAGADPALVGTRVAWATAPASYAELVVVDSTQAVAVPDGVSDAEAASVLLQGLTAHYLLTSTYAVQPGDTVLVHAGAGGTGLVLTQLAVARGARVVTTVSSDAKAELSRAAGAAVVLRYTDDVAARVRELTDGEGVAAVYDGVGASTFESSLASLRVRGTLALFGAASGPVPPFDPQRLNGAGSVFLTRPTLVHHVRTPEELHRRADDVLAAVADGSLRLRVGASFPLAEAAAAHTALQARETTGSVVLLP, encoded by the coding sequence GTGCACGCCATCCAGGTCACCGTCACCGGCGGTCCCGAGGTCCTCGTCCCCACCGAGCTGGACGACCCCTCGCCCGGCCCGGGCCAGCTGCTCGTCGCGGTCGCGGCCAGCGGGGTCAACTTCATCGACACCTACCAGCGCAGCGGCCAGTACCCCCTGCCGCTGCCCTTCGTGCCAGGTTCGGAGGGGGCGGGCGTGGTCCGCTCGGTCGGTGCCGGCGCGGACCCCGCGCTGGTCGGGACCCGGGTGGCGTGGGCCACGGCCCCCGCCAGCTACGCCGAGCTCGTGGTCGTCGACTCCACGCAGGCGGTGGCGGTCCCGGACGGTGTGTCCGACGCAGAGGCGGCCTCGGTGCTGCTGCAGGGCCTCACGGCGCACTACCTGCTCACGTCGACCTACGCGGTCCAGCCCGGGGACACCGTCCTCGTGCACGCCGGCGCGGGCGGCACCGGTCTGGTGCTGACCCAGCTGGCCGTGGCCCGCGGGGCGCGGGTGGTCACCACCGTCTCCAGCGACGCCAAGGCGGAGCTCTCGCGCGCTGCGGGCGCGGCCGTGGTGCTGCGCTACACCGACGACGTGGCCGCACGGGTGCGCGAGCTCACCGACGGCGAGGGCGTGGCCGCGGTGTACGACGGGGTGGGGGCGAGCACCTTCGAGTCGAGCCTGGCCTCGCTGCGGGTGCGCGGGACGCTGGCCCTGTTCGGTGCGGCCAGCGGACCGGTGCCGCCGTTCGACCCGCAACGGCTCAACGGCGCGGGATCGGTGTTCCTCACGCGGCCGACGCTGGTCCACCACGTCCGCACGCCCGAGGAGCTGCACCGGCGGGCGGACGACGTGCTGGCCGCGGTGGCGGACGGGTCGCTGCGGCTGCGCGTGGGGGCGAGCTTCCCGCTGGCCGAGGCTGCGGCCGCGCACACCGCCCTGCAGGCCCGCGAGACCACGGGCTCCGTCGTGCTGCTCCCCTGA
- a CDS encoding ATP-grasp domain-containing protein, with protein sequence MPADVVLASCAALPCGDGGDDDLVDALLERGLAVRWAPWDAPGTGSAGLVVLRATWDYPRRCAEFLAWVDGVEHLANPAAAVRWSAHKRYLLDLAADGVPVLPTAVFAPGADVVLPDGEVVVKPAVGAGSHGAARFTEPAAALAHARTLHARGHDVVVQPFEPSVDTAGETAMVLVRGRPSHAFHKGAMLPAPGAAAVAVDGSGLFTTERLGPLEPPAAAWAVAELAVAAAARRIGLDPADLLYARVDVLGAQPRVLEVELVEPSLGWRQVPDAQRAAALSRFVDAVVELLASRG encoded by the coding sequence GTGCCCGCTGACGTCGTCCTCGCGAGCTGTGCGGCGCTGCCGTGCGGGGATGGTGGTGACGACGACCTGGTGGACGCCCTGCTCGAGCGGGGGCTGGCGGTGCGCTGGGCGCCGTGGGACGCGCCGGGGACGGGCTCGGCCGGGCTCGTGGTGCTGCGGGCCACGTGGGACTACCCCCGGCGGTGCGCCGAGTTCCTGGCCTGGGTCGACGGGGTAGAGCACCTCGCGAACCCCGCGGCGGCGGTTCGGTGGAGCGCCCACAAGCGCTACCTGCTGGACCTCGCCGCCGACGGCGTCCCGGTGCTCCCCACGGCGGTCTTCGCCCCCGGTGCCGACGTGGTGCTGCCGGACGGTGAGGTGGTGGTCAAGCCGGCCGTGGGGGCCGGCTCCCACGGTGCCGCCCGGTTCACCGAGCCCGCCGCTGCGCTGGCCCACGCCCGCACGCTGCACGCCCGGGGTCACGACGTCGTGGTCCAGCCCTTCGAGCCCAGCGTGGACACGGCGGGGGAGACGGCGATGGTGCTGGTCCGGGGCCGGCCCTCGCACGCCTTCCACAAGGGCGCGATGCTGCCCGCACCGGGAGCGGCGGCCGTGGCCGTGGACGGCTCGGGGTTGTTCACCACCGAGCGGCTCGGCCCGCTGGAACCACCTGCGGCCGCCTGGGCCGTGGCGGAGCTCGCCGTGGCCGCGGCCGCCCGACGCATCGGGCTGGACCCCGCCGACCTGCTCTACGCGCGGGTGGACGTGCTCGGTGCCCAGCCCAGGGTGCTGGAGGTCGAGCTGGTCGAGCCCTCGCTGGGCTGGCGGCAGGTGCCGGACGCTCAACGGGCGGCGGCGCTGTCCCGGTTCGTCGACGCCGTGGTGGAGCTGCTCGCGTCCAGGGGCTGA
- a CDS encoding COX15/CtaA family protein gives MISRVLSPVLRRFPAPSVATQRRVTWIAALTQALIAVTGGVVRVTGSGLGCPTWPSCFAGSLVPVGGTEVPAWHQAIEFGNRLLTYVVVLAAIAAVLVVLRAGRRTELRRYAWALPLGTVVQAVLGGITVLTGLQWWTVAPHFLVSMVLVWLAVQLHVGIARPDDVDVVVAVPSPLRGLLVVATGVLALLLTAGTLVTAAGPHSGSTDVDRLTAVSIPALTQVHGDLLVAYVALLVGLLFSLRVVGAPAVLVRRTWVVVGVVLAQAVVGIVQYYTGVPEALVSLHVAGAAAVTAASAAVWAHTRQPLDASSSTTASTNRDSAAAR, from the coding sequence GTGATCTCCCGCGTGCTCTCCCCGGTCCTGCGCCGGTTCCCCGCACCGTCCGTCGCGACCCAGCGCAGGGTCACCTGGATCGCCGCCCTCACCCAGGCCCTCATCGCGGTCACCGGTGGCGTCGTCCGGGTCACCGGATCCGGCCTGGGCTGCCCCACGTGGCCGAGCTGCTTCGCGGGCAGCCTGGTCCCGGTCGGCGGCACCGAGGTTCCGGCGTGGCACCAGGCCATCGAGTTCGGCAACCGGCTGCTCACCTACGTCGTGGTGCTGGCCGCCATCGCCGCCGTGCTCGTCGTGCTGCGGGCCGGGCGGCGCACCGAGCTGCGGCGCTACGCGTGGGCCCTGCCGCTGGGCACCGTCGTCCAGGCGGTGCTGGGTGGGATCACCGTGCTCACCGGGCTGCAGTGGTGGACCGTCGCCCCGCACTTCCTCGTCTCGATGGTGCTGGTCTGGCTCGCCGTGCAGCTGCACGTGGGCATCGCACGTCCGGACGACGTGGACGTGGTGGTCGCGGTGCCGTCGCCGCTGCGGGGGTTGCTCGTCGTCGCCACCGGCGTGCTGGCGCTGCTGCTCACCGCCGGGACGCTCGTCACCGCGGCCGGTCCGCACTCGGGCTCGACGGACGTGGACAGGCTCACCGCCGTGTCCATCCCCGCCCTCACCCAGGTGCACGGTGACCTGCTGGTCGCCTACGTCGCCCTGCTCGTCGGACTGCTGTTCAGCCTTCGGGTGGTCGGTGCACCGGCCGTGCTCGTGCGGCGGACGTGGGTGGTCGTCGGTGTGGTGCTGGCACAGGCCGTCGTGGGGATCGTCCAGTACTACACCGGGGTGCCGGAGGCGCTGGTCTCGCTGCACGTCGCGGGGGCCGCTGCCGTCACCGCCGCGTCGGCCGCCGTGTGGGCGCACACCCGTCAGCCCCTGGACGCGAGCAGCTCCACCACGGCGTCGACGAACCGGGACAGCGCCGCCGCCCGTTGA
- a CDS encoding ABC transporter permease yields MTGSSSTGRFPAGTFSPDPEPARPSRMLAAQSRLELTLLLRNGEQLLITLLIPITLLIGLTELDVVALPSPRIDSVVPGIMALAVMSTAFTGQAIAVGFDRRYGALKRLGATALPRWGVLAGKTVAVVAVVALQAVVLGAIGLALGWRPDVAGLALGAVALVVGTFCFGALGLLLGGALKAEVVLALANIIWFVLLGLGGVVVPLDRLPGGTEAFARLLPSGALTEALRTALGGGVDLTALVVLLVWGAVAAAVATRTFKFT; encoded by the coding sequence GTGACCGGCTCGTCGTCGACCGGCCGGTTCCCGGCCGGCACCTTCTCCCCCGACCCTGAGCCCGCACGCCCGAGCCGCATGCTCGCCGCGCAGAGCCGGCTCGAGCTCACCCTGCTGCTGCGCAACGGCGAGCAGCTGCTCATCACCCTGCTCATCCCCATCACCCTGCTCATCGGGCTCACCGAGCTGGACGTGGTGGCCCTGCCCTCGCCCCGGATCGACTCCGTGGTGCCCGGGATCATGGCCCTCGCGGTGATGTCCACCGCATTCACCGGGCAGGCCATCGCCGTCGGCTTCGACCGGCGCTACGGCGCGCTCAAGCGACTCGGCGCCACCGCCCTGCCCCGGTGGGGCGTGCTCGCCGGGAAGACCGTGGCCGTGGTGGCCGTGGTCGCCCTGCAGGCCGTCGTCCTCGGGGCCATCGGGCTCGCGCTGGGCTGGCGCCCGGACGTGGCCGGGCTCGCGCTGGGGGCCGTCGCCCTCGTGGTGGGCACCTTCTGCTTCGGCGCCCTGGGCCTGCTGCTGGGCGGGGCCCTCAAGGCCGAGGTCGTGCTGGCCCTGGCCAACATCATCTGGTTCGTGCTGCTCGGTCTCGGTGGTGTCGTCGTGCCCCTGGACCGGCTGCCCGGGGGGACCGAGGCGTTCGCGAGGCTGCTGCCCTCCGGCGCGCTGACCGAGGCGCTGCGCACCGCGCTCGGTGGTGGCGTCGATCTCACCGCGCTCGTGGTCCTGCTGGTCTGGGGTGCGGTGGCCGCGGCGGTGGCCACCCGGACCTTCAAGTTCACCTGA
- a CDS encoding ABC transporter ATP-binding protein yields the protein MHPGAVQLRDVVKTFGSTRAVDGLDLDLERGSVLALLGPNGAGKTTTVEMCEGFTGPDSGSVRVLGLDPVAQSAQLRPRIGVMLQGGGAYPAARAGEMLRLVASYSARPLDPDWLLSTLGLTEAVRTPYRRLSGGQQQRLSLACALVNRPELVFLDEPTAGMDAQARLLVWDLVQGLRRDGVTVLLTTHLMDEAEQLADQVVIVDGGRVVAAGSPAELTRAGAEQQLRFSAPSGLDLDLLRAVLPEGYASTETTPGAYLVEGVINPQVLATVTSWCARLDVMAADLRVAQRSLEDVFLELTGREMRS from the coding sequence GTGCACCCCGGGGCCGTCCAGCTGCGCGACGTCGTGAAGACCTTCGGCAGCACCCGCGCGGTGGACGGGCTCGACCTGGACCTGGAGCGCGGCAGCGTCCTCGCGCTGCTCGGTCCCAACGGCGCCGGCAAGACCACCACCGTCGAGATGTGCGAGGGGTTCACCGGCCCGGACAGCGGATCGGTGCGCGTGCTCGGGCTCGACCCGGTGGCGCAGTCCGCGCAGCTGCGTCCCCGCATCGGCGTCATGCTGCAGGGTGGCGGCGCGTACCCCGCCGCCCGGGCCGGCGAGATGCTGCGCCTGGTCGCCTCCTACTCCGCCCGCCCCCTGGACCCCGACTGGCTGCTGAGCACCCTGGGGCTCACCGAGGCTGTCCGCACCCCCTACCGGAGGCTCTCCGGGGGCCAGCAGCAGCGGCTCTCGCTCGCCTGCGCACTGGTCAACCGGCCCGAGCTCGTGTTCCTCGACGAGCCCACCGCCGGCATGGACGCCCAGGCGCGCCTGCTCGTCTGGGACCTCGTGCAGGGACTGCGCCGCGACGGGGTGACCGTGCTGCTCACCACGCACCTCATGGACGAGGCCGAGCAGCTGGCCGACCAGGTGGTCATCGTCGACGGCGGACGGGTGGTGGCCGCGGGCAGTCCCGCCGAGCTCACCCGGGCCGGCGCCGAGCAGCAGCTGCGCTTCTCCGCCCCCAGCGGGCTCGACCTGGACCTGCTGCGGGCCGTGCTGCCCGAGGGCTACGCCAGCACCGAGACCACCCCCGGGGCGTACCTCGTCGAGGGGGTCATCAACCCGCAGGTGCTCGCCACGGTGACCTCGTGGTGCGCTCGGCTCGACGTGATGGCCGCGGACCTGCGGGTGGCCCAGCGAAGCCTCGAGGACGTGTTCCTCGAGCTCACCGGACGGGAGATGCGCTCGTGA
- the mptB gene encoding polyprenol phosphomannose-dependent alpha 1,6 mannosyltransferase MptB has protein sequence MTRPSAPSTRGLGRRGSGGDRVAPTGLGRGAPGASISALHDTEQDVAGLTAAETAQLRTARRFGATGSLLMALGSLGAGANPVLQNPLQGVRVLGLPARMPSTALAVVMTGMIMVVLAWLVVGRFVRRDAPRRMSRRQLDRTLMLWALPLVVAPPMFSKDVYSYLAQSEIAARGLDPYALGPAQALGVDNVLTRTVPTIWRDTPAPYGPFFLWIGRGIARVAGDDVLLGVFLHRLVALVGLALVVWALPRLARRCGVTPVAALWLGALNPLVLFHLVSGVHNEALMIGLMLAGVELALRGIDDSGALAGAPLALLLGGSGLVVLSAAVKVPTIVALGFLGMALARRWGGGLRAVVQAGVLLGAVTAVVFVAVSEASGLGFGWTGTLGTANAVRSWMSLSTLAGLLAGSGGVLLGLGDHTSAVLTLTRAIGALVSAAIGLRMLLAVRSGRLHPVGGLGIALGAIVVLFPVVHPWYLLWAAIPLAAWASAPAYRRAAVSVSAVIALLLMPNGAEFPPFVILQAALAAVAAAAVAVLLVQRQLPWREQLGTVVPRLRRPAERDPGPAAYPDPS, from the coding sequence GTGACCCGCCCCAGCGCACCGTCGACCCGCGGGCTCGGGCGCCGCGGGTCGGGCGGGGACCGGGTCGCCCCCACCGGGCTCGGGCGCGGTGCCCCCGGGGCCAGCATCTCGGCGCTGCACGACACCGAGCAGGACGTGGCGGGTCTGACCGCCGCGGAGACCGCGCAGCTGCGCACCGCCCGGCGCTTCGGTGCGACCGGCTCGCTGCTGATGGCACTGGGTTCGCTCGGCGCCGGTGCGAACCCGGTGCTGCAGAACCCGCTGCAGGGCGTGCGCGTGCTGGGCCTGCCCGCCCGGATGCCCAGCACCGCTCTCGCCGTCGTGATGACCGGGATGATCATGGTGGTGCTGGCGTGGCTGGTGGTGGGGCGCTTCGTCCGCCGGGACGCACCGCGCCGGATGAGCCGGCGCCAGCTCGACCGCACGCTGATGCTGTGGGCGCTGCCCCTCGTGGTGGCCCCGCCGATGTTCAGCAAGGACGTCTACTCCTACCTGGCGCAGAGCGAGATCGCCGCCCGCGGGCTGGACCCGTACGCGCTGGGTCCGGCGCAGGCCCTCGGTGTCGACAACGTGCTCACCCGCACCGTGCCGACGATCTGGCGCGACACCCCCGCCCCCTACGGACCGTTCTTCCTCTGGATCGGCCGGGGGATCGCCCGGGTCGCGGGCGACGACGTCCTGCTCGGGGTGTTCCTGCACCGGCTCGTGGCGCTGGTCGGTCTCGCGCTCGTCGTGTGGGCCCTGCCCCGGCTGGCCCGGCGCTGCGGCGTGACCCCGGTGGCGGCGCTGTGGCTCGGCGCGCTGAACCCCCTGGTGCTGTTCCACCTCGTCTCCGGGGTGCACAACGAAGCACTCATGATCGGCTTGATGCTCGCCGGGGTCGAGCTCGCGCTGCGCGGGATCGACGACTCCGGCGCCCTCGCGGGAGCGCCGCTCGCCCTCCTGCTCGGCGGGTCCGGCCTGGTGGTGCTGTCGGCGGCCGTGAAGGTCCCCACGATCGTCGCGTTGGGCTTCCTCGGCATGGCCCTGGCCCGCCGCTGGGGCGGGGGGCTCCGGGCGGTGGTGCAGGCCGGGGTGCTGCTGGGCGCCGTCACCGCGGTGGTCTTCGTCGCCGTCAGCGAGGCGAGCGGGCTGGGTTTCGGCTGGACCGGCACGCTCGGCACCGCCAACGCCGTGCGCAGCTGGATGTCGCTGTCCACCCTGGCCGGGCTGCTGGCCGGCAGCGGGGGAGTGCTGCTGGGGCTGGGTGACCACACGTCGGCGGTGCTGACGCTCACCCGAGCCATCGGGGCGCTCGTCTCGGCCGCGATCGGGCTGCGCATGCTGCTGGCCGTCCGGTCCGGACGGCTGCACCCGGTGGGCGGGCTCGGCATCGCCCTCGGCGCGATCGTGGTCCTGTTCCCCGTGGTGCACCCCTGGTACCTGCTGTGGGCGGCCATCCCCCTCGCGGCGTGGGCCTCGGCCCCGGCGTACCGGCGGGCCGCGGTGTCCGTCTCCGCCGTGATCGCGCTGCTGCTCATGCCGAACGGCGCCGAGTTCCCACCGTTCGTCATCCTCCAGGCGGCCCTGGCGGCCGTCGCCGCGGCGGCCGTCGCCGTCCTGCTCGTCCAGCGGCAGCTGCCCTGGCGCGAGCAGCTCGGCACCGTCGTGCCCCGGTTGCGGCGCCCGGCAGAGCGGGACCCCGGTCCTGCCGCCTACCCTGACCCCTCGTGA
- a CDS encoding helix-turn-helix transcriptional regulator → METSRSDAAAPPGAEQHTRHAVARVLLEDGPVTATDVADRLGVSPAGVRRHLEALLAAAEATSAVAPVRGPRGRGRPARGWMLTAAGRSRFGHAYDDLAVAALRQLRELGGEAAVEEFARRRVAAVTAGIEPAGPRRADRQRVSDHLARALTGAGYAASTRQVGTGVQLCQHHCPVAHVAAEFPQLCEAERTAFADLLGTHVQRLATIANGDPVCTTHVPDGPAPPGPPEAGTAGATRRSTQRATTPYHPVRNALRKELA, encoded by the coding sequence GTGGAAACCAGTCGCTCCGACGCTGCAGCGCCCCCCGGCGCCGAGCAGCACACCCGCCACGCGGTGGCGCGCGTGCTGCTCGAGGACGGACCGGTGACCGCCACCGACGTGGCCGATCGTCTCGGCGTGAGCCCGGCCGGGGTCCGCAGGCACCTCGAGGCGCTCCTCGCCGCCGCGGAGGCCACCAGCGCCGTGGCGCCGGTCCGTGGTCCCCGGGGTCGCGGCCGACCGGCGCGGGGCTGGATGCTCACCGCCGCCGGCCGTTCCCGCTTCGGCCACGCCTACGACGACCTCGCGGTGGCGGCCCTGCGCCAGCTCCGCGAGCTCGGTGGCGAGGCGGCCGTCGAGGAGTTCGCCCGGCGCCGGGTGGCTGCGGTCACGGCAGGCATCGAGCCGGCAGGTCCGCGGCGCGCGGACCGCCAGCGGGTGTCCGACCACCTCGCGCGGGCGCTCACCGGGGCTGGCTACGCTGCCTCCACCCGCCAGGTCGGCACCGGCGTCCAGCTCTGCCAGCACCACTGCCCCGTCGCTCACGTCGCCGCGGAGTTCCCGCAGCTGTGCGAGGCCGAGCGCACTGCCTTCGCCGACCTGCTGGGCACCCACGTCCAGCGCCTGGCGACCATCGCCAACGGTGATCCCGTCTGCACCACCCACGTCCCGGACGGCCCGGCGCCGCCGGGACCGCCCGAGGCAGGAACAGCGGGCGCCACCCGGCGTTCCACCCAGAGAGCCACCACCCCGTACCACCCGGTTCGCAACGCCCTCCGGAAGGAGCTCGCATGA
- the sufB gene encoding Fe-S cluster assembly protein SufB: MTITPEKLTQDEAIASLGQYEYGWSDSDVAGASAKRGISEAVVRDISQKKSEPEWMLEKRLKALSTFFRKPMPSWGSDLSGIDFDNIKYFVRSSEKQATTWDDLPADIKNTYDRLGIPEAEKQRLVSGVAAQYESEVVYHSIREDLEAQGVLFLDTDTALKEHPDLFREYFGSVIPAGDNKFSALNAATWSGGSFIYVPKNVHVDIPLQAYFRINTENMGQFERTLIIVDEGAYVHYVEGCTAPIYKSDSLHSAVVEIIVKKGGRCRYTTIQNWSNNVYNLVTKRAKAEEGATMEWIDGNIGSKVTMKYPAVWMTGEHAHGEVLSIAFAGEGQHQDAGAKMLHLAPHTTSTIVSKSVARGGGRTSYRGLVQVNKGAHGSKSTVKCDALLVDQISRSDTYPYVDVREDDVSMGHEATVSKVSDDQLFYLMSRGLTEDEAMAMIVRGFIEPIARELPMEYALELNRLIELQMEGAVG; the protein is encoded by the coding sequence ATGACCATCACGCCCGAGAAGCTCACCCAGGACGAGGCCATCGCCTCGCTCGGCCAGTACGAGTACGGCTGGTCCGACTCCGACGTGGCGGGCGCGAGCGCCAAGCGAGGGATCAGCGAGGCGGTCGTCCGCGACATCTCGCAGAAGAAGAGCGAGCCCGAGTGGATGCTCGAGAAGCGTCTCAAGGCGCTCAGCACCTTCTTCCGCAAGCCCATGCCGTCCTGGGGCTCGGACCTGTCGGGGATCGACTTCGACAACATCAAGTACTTCGTGCGCAGCTCGGAGAAGCAGGCCACCACGTGGGACGACCTCCCGGCCGACATCAAGAACACCTACGACAGGCTCGGCATCCCCGAGGCGGAGAAGCAGCGCCTGGTCTCCGGCGTGGCCGCCCAGTACGAGTCGGAGGTGGTGTACCACTCCATCCGCGAGGACCTCGAGGCCCAGGGCGTGCTGTTCCTGGACACCGACACCGCGCTCAAGGAGCACCCGGACCTGTTCCGTGAGTACTTCGGGTCGGTCATCCCGGCCGGCGACAACAAGTTCTCCGCGCTGAACGCGGCCACCTGGTCCGGCGGGTCGTTCATCTACGTGCCGAAGAACGTGCACGTCGACATCCCGCTGCAGGCGTACTTCCGCATCAACACCGAGAACATGGGCCAGTTCGAGCGGACCCTGATCATCGTCGACGAGGGTGCCTACGTGCACTACGTCGAGGGCTGCACCGCGCCGATCTACAAGTCCGACTCGCTGCACTCCGCCGTCGTGGAGATCATCGTCAAGAAGGGTGGTCGCTGCCGATACACGACCATCCAGAACTGGTCGAACAACGTCTACAACCTCGTCACCAAGCGCGCCAAGGCCGAGGAGGGCGCGACGATGGAGTGGATCGACGGCAACATCGGCTCCAAGGTGACGATGAAGTACCCGGCCGTGTGGATGACCGGTGAGCACGCCCACGGCGAGGTGCTCTCCATCGCGTTCGCCGGCGAGGGCCAGCACCAGGACGCGGGCGCGAAGATGCTGCACCTGGCGCCGCACACCACCTCGACCATCGTGAGCAAGTCCGTCGCCCGGGGCGGTGGCCGCACGTCCTACCGCGGCCTCGTCCAGGTCAACAAGGGTGCGCACGGCTCGAAGTCGACGGTCAAGTGCGACGCGCTGCTGGTCGACCAGATCAGCCGCAGCGACACCTACCCGTACGTGGACGTCCGCGAGGACGACGTGTCCATGGGCCACGAGGCCACCGTCTCGAAGGTCAGCGACGACCAGCTGTTCTACCTGATGAGCCGCGGCCTCACCGAGGACGAGGCCATGGCCATGATCGTGCGTGGGTTCATCGAGCCCATCGCCCGCGAGCTGCCCATGGAGTACGCCCTCGAGCTGAACCGCCTGATCGAGCTGCAGATGGAAGGGGCCGTGGGCTGA
- the sufD gene encoding Fe-S cluster assembly protein SufD has protein sequence MSTPTPALASTDAVAHTSIPAGTSAVPAASRGDAFASFDVEAFEVPTSKDEAWRFTPLRRLRGLHDGSAPATGTLTVDVVAPEGITVETVGRDDPRLGAAGTPVDRVAAQAWTSFTDATVISVGQSSEISEPVMITMTGPGVGLTAYGHTQVRLAAFASAVVVLDQRGSGTVAENVELVIGDGARLTIVTVQDWAADAVHVAAHHALVGRDGVLRHTAVSIGGDLVRLSPTVRYAGPGGDAELLGVYFADAGQHLEQRLFVDHSEPHCRSNVMYKGALQGLSDEGKVDRDVPDAHTVWIGDVLIRAAAEGTETYEMNRNLVLTDGARADSVPNLEIETGEIVSAGHASATGRFDDEQLFYLRARGITEEQARRLVVRGFFHEVLAKIAVVEVRERLEHAIEAELAAVGV, from the coding sequence ATGAGCACCCCCACACCTGCTCTGGCGTCCACCGACGCCGTCGCACACACCTCGATCCCGGCCGGCACCTCCGCGGTGCCCGCCGCCAGCCGGGGCGACGCGTTCGCCTCCTTCGACGTCGAGGCCTTCGAGGTCCCGACGTCGAAGGACGAGGCGTGGCGCTTCACCCCGCTGCGCCGCCTCCGCGGCCTGCACGACGGTTCCGCCCCGGCCACGGGCACGCTCACCGTGGACGTGGTCGCTCCCGAGGGCATCACGGTCGAGACCGTGGGTCGCGACGACCCGCGGCTCGGTGCTGCCGGCACCCCGGTCGACCGGGTGGCCGCCCAGGCCTGGACGTCCTTCACCGACGCCACCGTCATCTCCGTCGGCCAGTCCAGCGAGATCTCCGAGCCCGTCATGATCACGATGACCGGGCCGGGCGTGGGGCTCACCGCCTACGGCCACACCCAGGTGCGGCTCGCGGCGTTCGCCTCCGCGGTCGTCGTGCTCGACCAGCGTGGCTCGGGCACCGTGGCCGAGAACGTCGAGCTCGTCATCGGCGACGGGGCTCGCCTCACCATCGTCACCGTGCAGGACTGGGCGGCCGACGCCGTCCACGTCGCGGCGCACCACGCCCTCGTCGGTCGCGACGGGGTGCTCCGGCACACCGCGGTGAGCATCGGTGGTGACCTCGTGCGGCTGAGCCCCACGGTGCGCTACGCCGGTCCGGGTGGTGACGCCGAGCTGCTGGGCGTGTACTTCGCCGACGCCGGGCAGCACCTGGAGCAGCGGTTGTTCGTGGACCACTCGGAGCCGCACTGCCGTAGCAACGTCATGTACAAGGGCGCGCTGCAGGGGCTCTCCGACGAGGGCAAGGTCGATCGGGACGTGCCCGACGCCCACACGGTGTGGATCGGGGACGTGCTCATCCGGGCCGCCGCCGAGGGCACGGAGACCTACGAGATGAACCGCAACCTCGTGCTCACCGATGGCGCGCGGGCCGACTCGGTCCCCAACCTCGAGATCGAGACGGGCGAGATCGTCTCGGCCGGCCACGCCAGCGCCACCGGGCGCTTCGACGACGAGCAGCTGTTCTACCTGCGCGCCCGTGGCATCACCGAGGAGCAGGCGAGGCGCCTGGTCGTTCGCGGCTTCTTCCACGAGGTGCTGGCCAAGATCGCCGTGGTCGAGGTGCGCGAGCGCCTCGAGCACGCCATCGAGGCCGAGCTCGCCGCCGTCGGCGTCTGA